One window from the genome of uncultured Fibrobacter sp. encodes:
- a CDS encoding RsmE family RNA methyltransferase — protein MKSPDSHFYCSAIVKGRATLDENESSHAIRVCRATEGDTLQLCDGLGHFANATIVRADPKACEVEIPEVITASSERPKVSLGIACLKDDALEEVVFHAAQTEIDKIIFLRTDFSQEPKNSDLHKTVHRAELKSLVSLKQSKKPWLTQIEGPITLDEWLKSYTGDIILCDEKGSSLPESVEDETMLLIGPEGGFSPREIALITSREGKTRLLGLGKTRLRARTAAIIALGKIVCT, from the coding sequence ATGAAATCACCTGACAGCCATTTTTACTGTTCCGCCATCGTCAAAGGCCGCGCAACCCTCGACGAGAACGAAAGCAGCCACGCTATCCGCGTATGCCGTGCCACCGAAGGCGACACGTTGCAGCTTTGCGACGGGCTCGGGCATTTCGCCAATGCGACCATCGTTCGCGCCGACCCGAAGGCATGCGAGGTAGAGATTCCCGAAGTCATCACGGCATCGTCCGAACGCCCCAAGGTTTCGCTGGGCATCGCTTGCCTCAAAGATGACGCCCTGGAAGAGGTGGTTTTTCACGCGGCACAGACCGAAATAGACAAAATTATCTTCCTCCGCACGGACTTTTCGCAGGAGCCCAAGAATTCCGACCTCCACAAGACCGTCCACAGAGCCGAATTGAAGAGCCTTGTCAGCCTGAAGCAATCGAAAAAGCCTTGGCTTACGCAAATTGAAGGACCCATAACACTAGACGAATGGCTCAAAAGCTATACTGGCGACATCATCCTCTGCGACGAAAAGGGTTCATCCCTCCCAGAAAGCGTTGAGGACGAGACAATGTTGCTTATCGGCCCAGAAGGAGGGTTTTCTCCTCGAGAAATCGCTTTGATTACATCCCGCGAAGGCAAAACGCGGCTCCTCGGCCTTGGAAAAACACGGCTCCGAGCGCGCACAGCGGCAATAATCGCCCTCGGAAAAATCGTTTGCACATAA